One Chloroflexota bacterium genomic region harbors:
- a CDS encoding phosphotransferase: MTDPPAPPADEPLRGELADELTDALQRVPETAGRDLTFVPLSGGITNRNFLITLAGEADRYVIRLAGNDTHLLGISREVEHAATVAAAGVGVGPEVVAFIRPEGYLVTRFIVGTPVSLEQVHDPATLARVADSIRRIHGGPAIPGLFVPLRVAEAYRALAAARGVPDPADWEAAYAAGRRIERALLDAPLPLHPCHNDLLNANFIDDTERIRIVDWEYAGMGDPFFDLGNFSINHELTADEDAALLSAYDRTDVPDPARLARVALMRVVSDFREAMWGVLQQAISTLDVDFVEYADGHFARLLRHAAEPRFERALTEVEGG, from the coding sequence TTGACCGATCCCCCCGCGCCTCCCGCTGATGAGCCCCTCCGCGGCGAGCTGGCAGACGAGCTGACCGACGCCCTGCAGCGGGTTCCCGAGACAGCCGGTCGCGACCTCACCTTCGTCCCGCTCTCAGGCGGGATCACCAACCGCAACTTCCTGATCACGCTGGCCGGCGAAGCCGATCGGTACGTCATCCGCCTGGCCGGGAACGACACCCACCTGCTCGGCATCAGCCGCGAGGTCGAGCACGCGGCCACCGTGGCCGCCGCCGGGGTGGGCGTCGGGCCCGAGGTGGTGGCCTTCATCCGGCCCGAGGGCTACCTGGTGACGCGCTTCATCGTCGGCACCCCGGTCTCCCTGGAACAGGTCCACGACCCGGCGACCCTGGCCCGCGTGGCGGACTCCATCCGCCGCATCCATGGCGGCCCGGCCATCCCCGGCCTGTTCGTCCCGCTGCGCGTGGCCGAGGCCTATCGCGCACTGGCGGCCGCGCGCGGCGTCCCCGATCCCGCGGACTGGGAGGCGGCCTACGCCGCCGGCCGCCGGATCGAGCGGGCCCTCCTCGACGCTCCGCTGCCCCTCCATCCGTGCCACAACGACCTGCTCAACGCGAACTTCATCGACGATACGGAGCGGATCCGAATCGTGGACTGGGAGTACGCCGGGATGGGCGATCCCTTCTTCGACCTGGGCAACTTCAGCATCAACCACGAGCTGACCGCCGACGAGGATGCGGCGCTCCTGTCCGCCTACGACCGGACCGATGTGCCCGATCCCGCCCGCCTGGCGCGAGTGGCCCTGATGCGGGTGGTCTCCGACTTCCGCGAGGCGATGTGGGGCGTCCTCCAGCAGGCCATCAGCACCCTCGACGTGGACTTCGTCGAGTACGCCGACGGGCATTTCGCGCGCCTGCTGCGCCACGCGGCGGAGCCACGCTTCGAGCGGGCCTTGACCGAGGTCGAGGGTGGCTGA
- a CDS encoding glutamine amidotransferase, with the protein MDYPTLRIAHLYPSLLNVAGDGGNVMALVQRCAWRGIPTEVVTVEQGDTPDFTTFDLIMFHGGQDVEQQVVAKDLGLKVPSLTEAADQGVVIFAVCAGLQLLGHRYVPSVGEPMEGAAILDLETHAGSQRFMQHAAVEVTLNGETGTVVGFENHSGLTTLGPDARPFGTMVAGAGNNGRDGTEGAVRGNVYATYLHGPVLPKNPWLADQLIRIALERKMGEPVTLAPLDDAEESRAHDVALAKAVRNKGQYTAVTPAELVRSR; encoded by the coding sequence ATGGACTATCCGACTCTGCGCATCGCGCACCTGTACCCGTCGCTGCTGAACGTGGCCGGCGACGGGGGCAACGTCATGGCCCTCGTCCAGCGCTGCGCCTGGCGCGGCATCCCGACCGAGGTGGTCACCGTGGAGCAGGGTGACACCCCTGACTTCACGACCTTCGACCTGATCATGTTCCACGGTGGCCAGGACGTGGAACAGCAGGTGGTCGCGAAGGATCTCGGGCTCAAGGTGCCGTCCCTCACCGAGGCGGCTGACCAGGGCGTCGTCATCTTCGCCGTGTGCGCCGGGCTGCAGCTGCTCGGGCATCGGTATGTCCCATCGGTAGGCGAACCGATGGAGGGGGCAGCCATCCTGGACCTCGAAACGCACGCCGGATCGCAGCGCTTCATGCAGCACGCGGCGGTCGAGGTGACGCTCAATGGCGAAACCGGGACCGTGGTTGGCTTTGAGAACCACTCGGGCCTGACGACCCTGGGGCCCGACGCCCGGCCCTTCGGGACCATGGTGGCAGGGGCGGGTAACAACGGCCGCGACGGTACCGAGGGCGCGGTGCGAGGCAACGTCTACGCCACCTACCTGCACGGGCCAGTGCTGCCCAAGAACCCGTGGCTCGCGGACCAGCTGATTCGGATCGCGCTGGAAAGAAAGATGGGCGAGCCGGTCACCCTGGCGCCCCTGGACGACGCCGAGGAGTCCCGAGCCCATGACGTGGCGCTGGCCAAAGCGGTGCGCAACAAGGGCCAGTACACGGCCGTCACACCGGCCGAGCTGGTCCGCAGCCGCTGA
- a CDS encoding amino acid permease: MDQAHSDQVARDDAHLRSLGIRPQLNRTLGFISNFAVAFSYISVATGSFTQQAVAIGVGGPPFIWGWFLVILGQTFVALNFAELSSHFPVAGSIYQWSKRLSNKTLGWFTGWTYFWAGVLTVTAVAATVPLVLSPLIGFDYLSASPIPTLNMWSFIGLITLIVTTVINAFGVRLLSIFNNIGVGAEILGMVVLALVLLFFANHQSPAILFDTSFTADLAGGNYLAVFLVGMFMALFVVYGFDTAGTFGEETVDAGRQAPRGVLSAIWLSGIAGFIFLLAIILSFKDVGAAVAEGQAFGFPFATTIQENLNQVLFAEFTFGDLYLVVILAAVSVCTLAIQGATTRLMFSMGRDGRLPFGRTWGHVTKAFKTPANAAVGVGVLAAIPFLITGGYAAYYLAIAATGMIYLSYLMCNWGVLRARRRGWPHQGAWFKLGSWGTIINILALIWGTAMVINIGLWESPMFGDFGNELRSIWTNPPINTFLQWQGEFLSDLPAWPVFETVVIAVLGLGVIYYFATGQRGKEDTSTLEADTATGETLIA; encoded by the coding sequence GTGGATCAGGCCCACTCGGACCAGGTCGCGCGTGACGACGCCCACCTGAGATCGCTCGGCATCCGGCCGCAGCTCAACCGAACCCTCGGATTCATTTCGAACTTCGCGGTCGCGTTCAGCTACATCAGCGTGGCGACCGGTTCCTTCACCCAGCAGGCGGTGGCCATCGGGGTGGGAGGCCCGCCATTCATCTGGGGCTGGTTCCTGGTCATCCTGGGCCAGACCTTTGTGGCCCTGAACTTCGCCGAGCTGTCCAGCCACTTCCCGGTGGCGGGCTCGATCTACCAGTGGTCGAAGCGACTCTCCAACAAGACCCTGGGTTGGTTCACCGGCTGGACTTATTTCTGGGCCGGAGTCCTGACCGTCACCGCCGTCGCGGCCACCGTGCCGCTGGTGCTTTCCCCTTTGATTGGCTTCGACTACCTGTCCGCCAGCCCCATCCCGACCCTCAACATGTGGTCGTTCATCGGCCTTATCACGCTGATCGTGACGACCGTGATCAACGCGTTCGGCGTGCGGCTGCTGAGCATTTTTAACAACATCGGCGTCGGGGCCGAGATCCTGGGCATGGTCGTTCTGGCGCTGGTCCTGCTTTTCTTCGCCAACCACCAGTCGCCCGCCATCCTGTTCGACACCTCGTTCACGGCTGACCTGGCAGGCGGCAACTATCTCGCTGTGTTCCTGGTCGGCATGTTCATGGCCCTGTTCGTGGTCTACGGCTTCGACACCGCCGGGACGTTCGGCGAGGAAACCGTGGACGCAGGCCGCCAAGCCCCACGTGGCGTCCTGTCGGCCATCTGGCTGTCGGGAATTGCTGGCTTCATCTTCCTGCTGGCGATCATCCTGTCCTTCAAGGACGTTGGCGCCGCGGTCGCGGAGGGCCAGGCCTTCGGCTTCCCGTTCGCGACCACCATCCAGGAGAACCTCAACCAGGTCCTGTTCGCGGAGTTCACGTTCGGCGACCTGTACCTCGTGGTGATCCTGGCCGCCGTTTCGGTTTGTACCCTGGCTATCCAGGGCGCCACGACGCGTCTCATGTTCTCCATGGGTCGTGACGGGCGCCTGCCCTTCGGCCGGACCTGGGGTCACGTCACCAAGGCCTTCAAGACGCCGGCCAATGCCGCAGTCGGGGTTGGAGTGCTGGCGGCCATCCCGTTCCTGATCACCGGCGGATACGCCGCGTATTACCTTGCGATTGCCGCTACCGGGATGATTTACCTCAGCTACCTGATGTGTAACTGGGGCGTGCTCCGGGCCCGCCGGCGCGGCTGGCCGCACCAGGGCGCCTGGTTCAAGCTCGGCAGCTGGGGAACGATCATCAATATCCTGGCCCTGATTTGGGGCACCGCTATGGTCATCAATATCGGGTTGTGGGAGAGCCCGATGTTCGGCGACTTCGGAAACGAGCTGCGGAGCATCTGGACCAACCCACCGATCAACACCTTCCTGCAATGGCAGGGTGAGTTCCTGAGCGACCTGCCAGCGTGGCCCGTCTTCGAGACGGTGGTGATCGCGGTGCTCGGACTTGGGGTGATTTACTACTTCGCCACCGGTCAGCGCGGCAAGGAAGACACCTCCACCCTGGAGGCGGACACCGCCACCGGCGAGACCCTGATCGCGTAA
- a CDS encoding FAD-dependent oxidoreductase: MADAVRVVIIGGGVGGTAIAYHLARLGWTDVALVDRAELTSGSTFHSAGLVGQLRASPTLTRMMVDSVATYRQLAAETGVDPGWREVGSLRLASSPERMEELRRQAGWAKAYGLEMELVSADEAHRRFPLMSTDGVLGAAWLPTDGYLDSSGLTQALAAGARQNGVSIRARTRVTGIAVERGHVTGVETEEGPIRCEVVVNAGGMFAPEIGQMANVTVPSIPFAHQYLVTEPIAGVTADLPQLRDPDNLVYFRPEVAGLVMGGYERNPAAWGLDGIPADFNGKLLPPDWPRFEEISRGAQRRVPAMAEAGVRQVVNGPEAFTPDNEFILGESEVRGFFVAAGFSAHGIAGAGGVGRQLARWIVDGEPEYDLWKMDIRRFGAQYRSRDYTLARAHENYATYYDIHYPKEERQSARPLWMSPTYSRLTELGCAFGEKSGWERPNWFDANAPAGDESLRPRGWAGMHWSPAIGAEHQATRQTAALFDETSFSKIEISGPGALALLQRLCDNDVDRAVGRITYTQMLNRRGGIECDFTVTRLGEDRFFIVTGTAFGNHDLGWIRSHAPKDGSVQVADVTSAWACLGMWGPRARDILASVSADDVSNEAFPYLTARNISVGQAPVQALRVTYVGELGWELYTPMEHGAGLWDTLWAAGQSHGMVAGGYRAIDSLRLEKGYRVWSSDITPDDNPDQAGLGFAVRMNKAVPFIGREALLAARDAGLDRRLCCLVLDEPLAVALGNEPIQVGSAVVGRVTSGGYGFTVAASIAYGYLPVELGAVGTRGEVEVFGEWVGCTVSAEPLYDPEGLRIKS; encoded by the coding sequence GTGGCTGACGCCGTCCGGGTGGTCATCATCGGGGGCGGCGTCGGCGGCACGGCCATCGCCTACCACCTGGCGCGGCTGGGCTGGACCGATGTCGCCCTGGTCGATCGGGCCGAGCTGACATCGGGATCGACGTTCCACTCGGCCGGCCTGGTGGGGCAGCTGCGGGCCAGCCCGACCCTGACCCGGATGATGGTCGACTCGGTGGCCACCTACCGCCAGCTGGCCGCCGAGACCGGGGTCGACCCCGGCTGGCGGGAGGTCGGTTCCCTCCGCCTGGCGTCTTCGCCGGAGCGGATGGAGGAGCTGCGCCGCCAGGCCGGTTGGGCCAAGGCCTACGGCCTGGAGATGGAGCTCGTGTCGGCCGATGAGGCTCACCGGCGCTTTCCGCTCATGTCGACCGACGGCGTCCTGGGCGCCGCGTGGCTGCCCACCGATGGCTATCTCGACTCTTCGGGCCTGACCCAGGCCCTGGCCGCCGGCGCCCGCCAGAACGGGGTGTCCATCCGGGCCCGGACCCGGGTGACGGGGATTGCCGTCGAGCGTGGGCACGTGACCGGCGTCGAGACCGAGGAGGGGCCGATTCGATGCGAGGTGGTCGTCAACGCCGGGGGCATGTTCGCGCCCGAGATCGGCCAGATGGCGAATGTGACGGTGCCCAGCATCCCGTTCGCGCACCAGTACCTGGTGACCGAGCCGATTGCCGGCGTCACGGCCGACCTGCCGCAGCTGCGCGACCCGGACAACCTGGTGTACTTCCGGCCCGAGGTGGCCGGGCTGGTCATGGGCGGCTACGAGCGGAATCCGGCGGCCTGGGGCCTGGACGGGATCCCGGCCGACTTCAATGGCAAGCTCCTGCCGCCGGACTGGCCGCGATTTGAGGAGATCAGCCGCGGCGCGCAGCGGCGCGTGCCCGCCATGGCCGAGGCCGGAGTCCGACAGGTCGTCAACGGCCCGGAGGCCTTCACGCCCGACAACGAGTTCATCCTCGGCGAGTCCGAGGTGCGCGGGTTCTTCGTGGCGGCCGGCTTCTCGGCCCACGGGATAGCCGGCGCTGGCGGGGTCGGTCGCCAGTTGGCCCGCTGGATCGTGGACGGGGAGCCGGAGTACGACCTGTGGAAGATGGACATCCGCCGCTTCGGGGCCCAGTACCGCTCGCGTGACTACACCCTGGCACGCGCTCACGAGAACTACGCGACGTACTACGACATCCATTACCCGAAAGAGGAGCGCCAGTCGGCCCGCCCGCTGTGGATGTCCCCGACCTACTCCCGGCTGACGGAGCTGGGCTGCGCGTTCGGCGAGAAGTCGGGCTGGGAGCGGCCGAACTGGTTCGACGCCAACGCCCCGGCCGGCGACGAGTCCCTTCGCCCGCGGGGCTGGGCCGGAATGCACTGGTCGCCCGCCATCGGCGCCGAGCACCAGGCCACCCGTCAGACCGCCGCCCTGTTCGACGAGACGAGCTTCTCGAAGATCGAGATCAGCGGCCCAGGCGCGCTGGCCTTGCTCCAGCGCCTGTGCGACAACGACGTCGACCGGGCGGTGGGCCGCATCACCTACACCCAGATGCTGAACCGGCGGGGCGGGATCGAGTGCGACTTCACGGTGACCCGGCTGGGAGAGGATCGGTTCTTCATCGTCACCGGCACGGCCTTCGGCAACCACGACCTGGGCTGGATCCGCTCGCATGCGCCGAAGGACGGATCGGTCCAAGTGGCAGACGTCACCTCCGCCTGGGCGTGCCTGGGCATGTGGGGCCCGCGAGCCCGCGACATCCTGGCATCGGTGAGCGCGGATGACGTGTCGAACGAGGCGTTTCCGTACCTGACGGCGCGGAACATCTCGGTCGGGCAGGCGCCGGTGCAGGCGTTGCGAGTCACCTACGTCGGGGAGCTGGGCTGGGAGCTGTACACCCCCATGGAGCACGGGGCGGGGCTGTGGGACACGCTGTGGGCGGCGGGGCAGAGCCACGGGATGGTGGCCGGAGGCTATCGGGCCATCGACAGCCTGCGGCTGGAGAAGGGCTATCGGGTGTGGTCGAGCGACATCACCCCTGACGACAACCCCGACCAGGCGGGCCTGGGGTTCGCGGTGCGGATGAACAAGGCTGTCCCGTTCATCGGTCGCGAGGCGTTGCTGGCGGCACGCGACGCCGGCCTTGATCGGCGCCTGTGCTGCCTGGTGCTGGACGAGCCGTTGGCGGTGGCGCTGGGCAATGAGCCGATCCAGGTTGGGAGCGCGGTGGTGGGCCGGGTGACGAGCGGGGGCTACGGGTTCACGGTCGCGGCCAGCATCGCCTACGGCTACCTTCCGGTGGAGCTGGGCGCGGTCGGCACCCGGGGCGAGGTCGAGGTCTTTGGGGAGTGGGTCGGCTGCACCGTGAGCGCCGAGCCGCTGTACGACCCGGAGGGGCTCCGGATCAAGTCCTGA